The Erigeron canadensis isolate Cc75 chromosome 4, C_canadensis_v1, whole genome shotgun sequence genome window below encodes:
- the LOC122596864 gene encoding putative nuclease HARBI1, with translation MPGMLGSIDCTHVEWLNCPRHLRGQYTRGDHGVPTIMLEITACQDTWIWHAYYGAVGSNNDINVLNQSDLYLTERNGTAPNTSFVVNGREYKRGFYLTDDIYSKFSTFVKAYLYPTDPKEKRFKKLQEVARKDVERAFGILKGKWKVLRRPLRPMIKDKIAQYVYAACILHNMIIKGDGRAISPVHIMDPPVQPVFDDSVLGELLNEDIHHRLRYDLTEHVWAQDLAFLDD, from the coding sequence ATGCCGgggatgcttggtagcatcgatTGTACACACGTCGAGTGGTTAAATTGTCCTAGACACTTGAGAGGACAATATACGAGAGGCGACCATGGCGTTCCCACTATTATGCTTGAGATCACCGCTTGTCAAGATacgtggatttggcatgcttattATGGTGCGGTcggttcaaacaacgacataAACGTGTTGAACCAATCCGACTTGTATCTCACAGAGCGAAATGGCACGGCCCCGAATACTTCATTTGTCGTTAATGGTCGAGAGTACAAACGCGGTTTCTATCTAACCGATGACATCTACAGCAAGTTCTCGACGTTTGTAAAAGCATACCTGTATCCTACTGACCCGAAGGAGAAAAGATTCAAGAAGCTACAAGAGGTGGCGAGGAAAGATGTGGAGCGTGCATTTGGGATTCTAAAAGGGAAATGGAAAGTTCTTAGGCGTCCTCTTCGACCCATGATCAAAGACAAGATCGCACAGTATGTTTATGCGGCTTGTATtttacacaacatgatcataaaAGGCGATGGCAGAGCAATCTCACCGGTTCACATAATGGACCCGCCGGTCCAACCGGTGTTCGACGATAGCGTCTTAGGTGAGCTACTAAACGAAGACATCCATCATCGTCTTCGTTATGACCTCACCGAACATGTGTGGGCTCAAGACTTGGCATTTCTTGACGATTAG